From the Pseudomonas sp. SORT22 genome, one window contains:
- a CDS encoding DUF6543 domain-containing protein, which produces MPSSNPHHAFLSQQLPGWALHASQHNWQQLRQSLLTTDADALSSTRARQYQLQLRRSRNALHALLKPLQGVMAFTQPLLAARLKDAFGLALDVTRCTLTPVRSNVGGLLTGRDVSGPTASLLQYALHNFSGIYFDPPSAIRDAQGQALAISVTAFAAECRRLDLGRRYQDHLDGLLVYGDQARQVRDAFEQVHKDQLRLDLHLAHEQKRLGDNGMSALNDLLAGRTAVKIGSRPVRCWSLSLFGIDLHDAWMLAPAESEAERIARVSEQLSTPLALFNPLSVFSPRQGVLDRNRLKSVGPVLLYLPGTTPAVQQYPSLQALLHDLKGKLCQAQFRALFMHFVPLEQRAHFASVLRHNLAAKAAADADWPLPGFAKLHLKRQLIEGELFNYLQSAQLRRLRNEARTLAVPTADVDEQARQALLQGLEDLGLNFLNLAAFFVPGLGQVMMGVFAAQMLYSAFEGVEAWQEGDVDTALAHLQSIALNVAVAGGLAAAGGVAGKLINGELMESLISVQRADGSQRLWQPSLASYRSDIRLPEGLRANAMGQYVADGKHYIRLEGELFEQQLDPASRQWRIVHPQDPGAYQPPLLHNNQGAWRHMYEQPLQWSRTTLLRRLGHPVEAYSDQQLSQAAWISGVSEDTLRRVHVQHEQPPELLLDCLERLQAANTSEAEVDRLGDIRFDDTFAEHYAGPPAGVSTLQLALPRALEGLYQPRLANDDCERLVFACLKRLPGWPDSLRLELRRGNPDGPLIAQVGPKQASERRVLVIAGRWGGHGWRAYRAGLPLAESSINRYQAILDALPDADRQALALRAGDGDQLGRRILDLTQANRDQLSQWLWSYAPGWSDSIGLRGGAPMSYGPTSPSTSLLARYRALYPRSSLAQIRAAIDGWRAANVEPIAALQRLEMQLQRLRIDLQRWAIDNPRRQDAIPNLIEAWQRMHLSPTAQGQPLFALYLNELDLAGEDLDGLAQLEPGIFAHVQLLSLNFNPLGQLPAGFANHFPQLRNLSLRSSLFSEIPQGLGEQLVSLDLGDNQLTWTASNQARLATYPRLQHLFLEGNPITTAPDFSGHLYLRHLSLTSCGLTQLPRGLENLQAPTLIDLSDNLLTHLPEHFDPPRAVGHALQLERNPFTQETALQIQRYFADNRVDLLVSQDAYSDLLFQASDDQLLLWERLQVPQRLSFVRRLRELYDSFSYLLAPATTRRRLWRILEVVETQPPVDEWLAQYAGGARILLLEDMVDGVLAFNGNDARQLGRNLLQVMQRRSWRQAIQAHVERQTPLEDAQFAPRAQRLEALYYWTLRQLAEDPAMIIAQTPLPAEALVTDSIQMTLQQLPADWVEQLHQQLLTLTPDSDVGVEAVLRRNEQHQYLNRDWVTYLRLRFDERFDELDDELNQRLQAVQQEIANPDERLLNEQLVRQDHEAEEHQLLSELTQRVYRDSPNEE; this is translated from the coding sequence ATGCCTTCCAGCAACCCGCACCACGCCTTCCTCAGCCAGCAACTACCCGGCTGGGCCTTGCATGCCAGCCAGCACAACTGGCAGCAGCTGCGCCAGAGCCTGCTTACAACAGACGCCGACGCGCTATCCAGTACCCGGGCAAGGCAGTATCAACTGCAGTTACGTCGCTCGCGCAACGCCCTGCACGCCTTGCTCAAGCCTTTGCAAGGCGTCATGGCCTTCACCCAGCCCTTGCTCGCGGCGCGCCTGAAAGACGCCTTCGGCCTGGCCCTGGACGTTACCCGCTGCACCCTGACACCGGTGCGCAGCAACGTCGGCGGCCTGCTGACCGGCCGTGACGTCAGCGGGCCTACTGCCAGCCTGCTGCAATACGCGCTGCACAACTTCAGCGGCATTTACTTCGACCCACCCAGCGCCATCCGCGACGCCCAAGGCCAGGCCCTGGCAATCAGTGTCACGGCGTTTGCCGCTGAGTGCCGCAGGCTCGACCTGGGCCGGCGCTACCAGGATCACCTCGACGGGCTGCTGGTGTATGGCGACCAAGCCAGGCAGGTGCGCGACGCCTTCGAGCAGGTACACAAGGACCAGCTGCGCCTGGACCTGCACCTTGCCCATGAACAAAAACGCCTGGGTGATAACGGCATGAGCGCCCTCAACGACCTGCTCGCCGGCCGAACAGCCGTGAAAATCGGTAGCCGGCCCGTGCGCTGCTGGTCGCTGAGCCTGTTCGGCATCGATCTGCACGATGCCTGGATGCTAGCCCCCGCCGAATCCGAGGCTGAACGTATCGCCCGGGTGTCGGAGCAACTGTCCACGCCGCTGGCGCTGTTCAACCCGCTGTCGGTCTTTTCGCCGCGCCAGGGCGTGCTCGACCGCAACCGGCTGAAGTCGGTCGGCCCGGTGTTGCTGTACCTGCCGGGAACCACGCCCGCCGTGCAGCAGTATCCCTCGTTGCAGGCGCTGCTCCATGACCTCAAGGGCAAGCTGTGCCAGGCGCAGTTTCGTGCGCTGTTCATGCACTTCGTACCCCTTGAACAACGTGCGCACTTTGCCAGCGTGCTCAGGCACAACCTGGCCGCCAAGGCGGCGGCCGATGCCGACTGGCCGCTGCCCGGTTTTGCCAAGCTGCACCTCAAGCGCCAACTGATCGAAGGCGAACTGTTCAATTACCTACAAAGCGCCCAGCTGCGCCGCCTGCGCAACGAAGCCCGGACCCTGGCGGTGCCTACCGCCGATGTCGACGAACAGGCCCGCCAGGCGCTGCTGCAGGGTCTGGAAGACCTGGGGCTGAACTTTCTCAACCTGGCGGCATTCTTTGTCCCGGGCCTGGGCCAGGTGATGATGGGCGTGTTCGCCGCGCAGATGCTGTACAGCGCCTTCGAGGGTGTCGAGGCCTGGCAAGAGGGTGACGTCGACACCGCCCTGGCACACCTGCAGTCAATCGCTCTTAACGTGGCAGTCGCCGGAGGCCTGGCGGCAGCGGGTGGTGTGGCCGGCAAGCTGATCAATGGCGAGTTGATGGAGTCGTTGATCAGCGTGCAACGTGCCGATGGCAGCCAGCGCCTGTGGCAGCCCTCGTTGGCCAGCTATCGCAGCGACATACGCCTGCCTGAGGGGCTACGGGCCAATGCCATGGGCCAGTATGTAGCCGACGGCAAACACTACATCCGCCTGGAGGGCGAACTGTTTGAGCAGCAGCTGGACCCCGCTTCGCGGCAATGGCGGATCGTCCACCCCCAAGACCCCGGGGCCTACCAGCCGCCGCTGCTGCACAACAATCAGGGCGCCTGGCGGCATATGTACGAACAGCCGCTGCAATGGTCGCGGACGACCTTGCTGCGGCGCCTGGGGCACCCGGTCGAGGCCTACAGCGACCAGCAACTGAGCCAGGCGGCGTGGATCAGCGGCGTCAGCGAAGACACCCTGCGCCGTGTGCATGTGCAACACGAGCAGCCCCCTGAGTTGCTCCTCGACTGCCTTGAGCGCTTGCAGGCGGCAAACACCAGCGAAGCAGAGGTCGATCGCCTTGGCGACATCAGGTTCGATGACACCTTCGCCGAGCACTACGCCGGCCCACCGGCCGGGGTCAGCACCTTACAACTGGCCTTGCCGCGGGCCCTTGAAGGCCTGTACCAGCCCCGCCTGGCCAACGACGACTGCGAGCGCCTGGTATTCGCCTGCCTCAAGCGCTTGCCAGGCTGGCCGGACTCACTGCGCCTTGAACTGCGCCGGGGTAATCCGGACGGCCCGCTGATTGCACAGGTCGGCCCCAAGCAGGCCAGCGAGCGCCGGGTGCTGGTCATAGCCGGGCGCTGGGGTGGCCACGGCTGGCGCGCCTACCGGGCCGGCCTGCCGCTGGCGGAATCAAGTATTAATCGCTACCAGGCGATCCTCGATGCCCTGCCCGACGCCGATCGCCAGGCCCTGGCACTACGGGCCGGCGACGGCGACCAGCTTGGCAGGCGTATCCTGGACCTGACACAGGCCAACCGCGACCAGCTTTCTCAATGGTTGTGGTCCTACGCGCCAGGCTGGTCGGACTCTATCGGTTTGCGCGGCGGGGCGCCGATGAGTTACGGGCCAACGTCGCCGAGCACCTCGCTGCTGGCACGCTATCGGGCGCTGTATCCGCGAAGCAGCCTAGCGCAGATACGGGCAGCAATCGATGGCTGGCGCGCCGCCAACGTCGAACCCATCGCCGCGTTGCAACGGCTTGAAATGCAGTTGCAACGCCTGCGCATCGATCTGCAGAGGTGGGCCATCGACAACCCGCGGCGCCAGGATGCGATACCCAACCTGATCGAAGCCTGGCAGCGCATGCACTTATCACCCACGGCCCAGGGGCAACCGCTGTTTGCCCTGTACCTGAACGAGCTGGACCTGGCTGGCGAAGACCTTGACGGCTTGGCGCAACTCGAGCCGGGTATCTTCGCTCACGTTCAACTGCTGTCACTCAACTTTAACCCGCTGGGCCAACTGCCCGCAGGGTTCGCCAATCACTTTCCACAGCTGCGCAACCTGTCATTGCGCAGTAGCCTATTCAGCGAAATCCCCCAAGGCCTGGGTGAACAGCTGGTATCGCTCGACCTGGGTGATAACCAGTTGACCTGGACAGCCAGCAACCAGGCCCGGCTGGCAACCTATCCGCGCCTGCAGCACCTGTTTCTGGAAGGCAACCCGATAACCACCGCTCCTGACTTCAGCGGTCATCTCTATTTGCGTCACCTCTCGCTGACCAGCTGTGGCCTGACGCAGCTACCGCGCGGCCTGGAAAACCTGCAGGCCCCGACTCTGATCGACCTGTCGGATAACCTATTGACGCACCTGCCAGAGCACTTCGACCCACCCCGGGCGGTCGGCCATGCGTTGCAGCTGGAGCGCAACCCTTTTACGCAAGAGACAGCGTTGCAGATCCAACGCTACTTCGCCGATAACCGGGTCGATCTACTGGTGTCTCAAGATGCCTACAGCGATCTGCTTTTTCAGGCGTCGGACGATCAACTGCTACTGTGGGAGCGCCTGCAGGTACCGCAACGCCTGAGTTTCGTCCGGCGCCTGCGCGAGCTCTATGACAGCTTCAGCTACTTGCTGGCACCGGCCACCACGCGCAGGCGCCTGTGGCGGATTCTGGAGGTGGTCGAAACACAGCCGCCTGTCGATGAGTGGCTCGCCCAGTATGCCGGTGGCGCGCGCATTCTGCTGTTGGAAGACATGGTCGATGGCGTCCTCGCCTTCAACGGCAACGACGCTCGGCAACTCGGCCGTAACCTGCTGCAGGTCATGCAGCGGCGTTCCTGGCGCCAAGCCATCCAGGCGCATGTCGAGCGACAAACACCGCTGGAGGACGCACAATTCGCGCCGCGCGCCCAGCGTCTCGAGGCGCTGTATTACTGGACCTTGCGGCAACTGGCCGAAGACCCGGCGATGATCATTGCGCAAACGCCACTGCCGGCGGAGGCACTGGTGACCGACTCGATCCAGATGACCTTGCAACAACTGCCCGCCGACTGGGTCGAGCAGTTGCACCAACAATTGCTGACACTCACCCCCGACAGCGACGTCGGAGTCGAGGCGGTGTTGCGCCGTAATGAACAGCACCAGTACCTTAACCGGGATTGGGTTACCTACTTGCGATTGCGCTTTGACGAGCGCTTTGATGAGTTGGACGACGAACTGAATCAACGCTTGCAGGCCGTCCAGCAAGAAATCGCCAACCCCGATGAGCGCTTATTGAACGAGCAACTGGTACGCCAAGACCATGAAGCTGAGGAGCACCAGTTGCTCAGCGAATTGACACAGCGTGTTTACCGCGACTCGCCCAACGAAGAGTAA
- a CDS encoding sigma-54 dependent transcriptional regulator produces MEQSILVVEDDQILAENIQTYLERKGFEVTVCHSAEEALEQLPRCQPDAVLTDNSLPGMNGHELLKALAQRAPELKVIMMTGYGNVEDAVLAMKEGAFHYLTKPVVLAELKLMLEKALATERMERTLSFYQEREAQKSGGQALIGESPAMLGLKHTIRQLLDAEQRMASGDLPPVLVEGETGTGKELVARALHFDGVRSKGPFIEFNCASIPANLLEAELFGHEKGAFTDAKDRRVGLVEAADGGTLFLDEIGEMDLLLQAKLLKLLEDRTIRRIGAVKERKVDLRIISATNCNLEQMVQQGKFRRDLFFRLRIISIKVPRLYARGEDILLLARHFLALHGKRYGKPNLRFCDEAEELMLNYSWPGNVRELRNMLEQTVLLAPQDLIAPHQLNVCMSLVDEPLEMPAPAVHEAFGNAEAMASASLPEVERDMVRKMLDRTDWNVTKSARLLGLSRDMLRYRIEKLGLTRPDKRQW; encoded by the coding sequence ATGGAGCAGAGCATCCTGGTGGTTGAGGACGATCAAATCCTCGCCGAGAACATCCAGACCTACCTTGAGCGCAAAGGCTTCGAGGTCACGGTTTGCCACAGCGCCGAAGAGGCCCTGGAGCAGCTGCCGCGCTGTCAGCCCGATGCGGTGCTGACCGACAACTCGCTGCCGGGCATGAACGGCCACGAGCTGCTCAAGGCCCTGGCCCAGCGCGCGCCGGAGCTCAAGGTGATCATGATGACCGGCTACGGCAACGTCGAAGACGCCGTGCTGGCGATGAAGGAGGGCGCCTTCCACTACCTGACCAAACCGGTGGTGCTGGCCGAGCTCAAACTGATGCTGGAGAAGGCCCTGGCTACCGAGCGCATGGAGCGTACCCTGTCGTTCTACCAGGAACGCGAGGCGCAAAAATCAGGTGGCCAGGCGCTGATAGGCGAATCACCGGCCATGCTCGGCCTCAAGCACACCATCCGCCAGTTGCTCGATGCCGAGCAGCGCATGGCCAGCGGCGACCTGCCGCCGGTGCTGGTAGAAGGCGAGACCGGTACCGGCAAGGAGCTGGTAGCCCGCGCCCTGCATTTTGACGGAGTGCGCAGCAAGGGGCCGTTTATCGAGTTCAACTGCGCATCGATCCCGGCCAACCTGCTGGAGGCTGAACTGTTCGGCCATGAGAAGGGCGCGTTTACCGATGCCAAGGATCGCCGGGTGGGCCTGGTCGAGGCGGCCGACGGCGGCACCTTGTTCCTCGACGAGATTGGCGAAATGGACCTGCTGCTGCAGGCCAAGCTGCTCAAGCTACTGGAAGACCGCACCATTCGCCGGATAGGCGCGGTGAAGGAGCGCAAGGTTGACCTGCGCATCATCAGCGCCACCAACTGCAACCTGGAGCAGATGGTCCAGCAGGGCAAGTTTCGCCGTGACCTGTTTTTTCGCCTGCGTATTATCTCGATCAAGGTGCCCAGGCTGTATGCCCGGGGTGAAGACATCCTGCTGCTGGCCCGGCATTTTCTTGCCCTGCACGGCAAACGCTATGGCAAGCCCAACCTGCGCTTTTGCGACGAGGCCGAGGAGTTGATGCTCAACTACAGCTGGCCGGGCAACGTGCGCGAGTTGCGCAACATGCTTGAACAGACGGTATTGCTGGCGCCCCAGGACCTGATCGCCCCGCACCAGCTCAACGTGTGCATGAGCCTGGTCGACGAGCCGCTGGAAATGCCGGCGCCTGCCGTGCATGAAGCGTTCGGCAATGCTGAGGCCATGGCCTCGGCGAGCTTGCCGGAAGTGGAGCGCGACATGGTGCGCAAGATGCTCGACCGCACCGACTGGAACGTCACCAAATCGGCGCGGCTGCTGGGCCTGAGCCGGGACATGTTGCGCTACCGGATCGAAAAGCTCGGCCTGACCCGGCCGGACAAGCGCCAGTGGTAG
- a CDS encoding VOC family protein — protein sequence MAVKPIPEGQHSITPYLGIKDAAKAIEFYKKAFGALEMFRLDGPDGRVGHAELKIGDSSLMLADPCDQSGGLVSSQSLNGTAVGLHLYVEDADATYAQALAAGASQVTEVKDQFYGDRSGTLKDPFGNLWFVSTHKEDLSVEEIRERAAKLFGGQ from the coding sequence ATGGCAGTCAAACCAATCCCCGAAGGACAGCACAGCATTACCCCCTACCTGGGCATCAAGGATGCCGCCAAGGCCATCGAGTTCTACAAGAAGGCCTTCGGCGCGCTCGAGATGTTCCGCCTCGACGGCCCCGACGGGCGCGTCGGCCATGCCGAGCTGAAAATCGGCGATTCCTCGCTGATGCTTGCCGACCCGTGCGATCAGTCTGGCGGGCTGGTCAGCAGCCAGTCGCTCAATGGCACGGCCGTTGGCCTGCACCTGTATGTCGAGGACGCCGATGCCACCTATGCCCAGGCCCTCGCCGCCGGTGCCAGCCAGGTTACCGAGGTCAAAGACCAGTTCTACGGCGACCGTAGCGGCACCCTGAAAGACCCGTTCGGCAACCTCTGGTTCGTCTCCACCCACAAGGAAGACCTGAGCGTGGAAGAGATCCGCGAGCGCGCCGCCAAGCTGTTTGGCGGCCAGTAG
- a CDS encoding NADP-dependent glyceraldehyde-3-phosphate dehydrogenase: MDHLLDSLFPTANEIPEAYRLGEPLVQREYLVNGQLQQWDGPLATVRSPVWLKEGNEERQVILGNTPLLDADTALTALDAAVQAYDKGRGAWPNMRVAERIQHVETFLAKMREQRAAVVKLLMWEIGKNLKDSEKEFDRTCDYIVDTIGALKELDRRSSRFELEQDTLGQIRRAPLGVALCMGPYNYPLNETFTTLIPALIMGNTVVFKPAKFGVLLIRPLLEAFRDSFPAGVINVIYGRGRETVSALMASGKIDVFAFIGTNKAASDLKKLHPRPHRLRAALGLDAKNPGIVLPEVDLDNAVNEAVTGALSFNGQRCTALKILFVHEDVVDEFLDKFQRKLAALKPGMPWEPGVALTPLPEAGKIDYLNGLVADAIDKGARVINEGGGVSRGSFFYPALLYPVNAQMRVYQEEQFGPVVPVVPYRDLQTVIDYVLDSDFGQQLSIFGTHSAEVGRLVDTFANQVGRINLNAQCQRGPDTYPFNGRKNSAEGTLSVHDALRVFSIRTLVATKFQDSNKQLISDIIRNRESSFLTTDYIF, encoded by the coding sequence ATGGACCATCTGCTCGATTCGCTGTTTCCCACCGCCAACGAGATCCCTGAGGCGTACCGCCTGGGTGAGCCGCTGGTGCAACGCGAGTACCTGGTCAACGGCCAGTTGCAGCAATGGGACGGGCCGCTGGCCACGGTGCGCAGCCCGGTGTGGCTCAAGGAGGGCAATGAAGAACGCCAGGTGATCCTCGGCAACACGCCACTGCTGGACGCCGACACCGCCCTCACCGCCCTGGACGCCGCCGTGCAGGCCTACGACAAGGGCCGCGGCGCCTGGCCCAACATGCGCGTGGCCGAGCGTATCCAGCATGTCGAAACCTTCCTGGCCAAGATGCGCGAACAGCGCGCGGCGGTGGTCAAGCTGCTGATGTGGGAAATCGGCAAGAACCTCAAGGACTCGGAAAAAGAGTTCGACCGCACCTGCGACTACATCGTCGACACCATCGGCGCCCTCAAAGAGCTGGACCGCCGCTCCAGCCGCTTCGAGCTGGAGCAGGACACCCTCGGCCAGATCCGCCGCGCGCCGCTGGGCGTGGCCTTGTGCATGGGCCCCTACAACTACCCGCTGAACGAGACCTTCACCACCCTGATCCCGGCGCTGATCATGGGCAACACCGTGGTGTTCAAGCCGGCCAAGTTCGGCGTGCTGTTGATCCGTCCGCTGCTTGAGGCCTTCCGCGACAGTTTCCCGGCCGGGGTCATCAACGTTATCTACGGCCGTGGCCGCGAGACCGTCAGCGCACTGATGGCCAGCGGCAAGATCGACGTATTCGCCTTCATCGGCACCAACAAGGCCGCCAGCGACCTGAAAAAACTCCACCCACGCCCGCACCGCCTGCGCGCAGCCCTGGGCCTGGATGCCAAGAACCCGGGCATCGTGCTGCCCGAGGTTGACCTGGACAACGCGGTGAACGAGGCGGTCACCGGCGCGCTGTCGTTCAACGGCCAGCGCTGCACGGCGCTGAAAATCCTCTTCGTCCATGAAGACGTGGTCGATGAATTCCTCGATAAATTCCAGCGCAAGCTGGCCGCGCTCAAGCCAGGCATGCCCTGGGAGCCGGGCGTAGCCCTGACGCCGCTGCCCGAGGCCGGCAAGATCGATTACCTCAATGGCCTGGTGGCCGATGCCATCGACAAAGGCGCCAGGGTCATCAACGAAGGCGGTGGCGTCAGCCGTGGCTCGTTCTTCTACCCCGCCCTGCTATACCCGGTGAACGCGCAGATGCGCGTGTATCAGGAGGAGCAATTCGGCCCGGTGGTGCCAGTGGTGCCTTATCGCGACCTGCAGACAGTGATCGACTACGTGCTCGATTCCGATTTCGGCCAGCAACTGAGCATCTTTGGCACTCATTCGGCCGAGGTCGGCAGGCTGGTCGATACCTTCGCCAACCAGGTCGGGCGCATCAACCTCAACGCCCAGTGCCAGCGCGGCCCCGACACCTATCCGTTCAACGGGCGCAAGAACTCGGCCGAGGGCACCCTCTCGGTTCACGACGCCCTGCGGGTGTTCTCGATCCGTACGCTGGTGGCGACCAAGTTCCAGGACAGCAACAAGCAGTTGATCAGCGACATCATCCGTAACCGCGAGTCGAGCTTCCTGACCACCGATTACATTTTCTGA
- a CDS encoding EAL domain-containing protein yields the protein MSTRILALDDNPVLSKNLRTTLNRLLPVGFALIGIGLSVVLGRLDVQRQEAEVIANASARLSGVRASIEAQLRSAFGETEGIAQLLSADGEISPEHFHDMARQAIASVPHIRHVSLAPNDVIADVYPLNGNQGVLGMDYRRLPDQYPLLQRARDNYSPVLAGPVQLLQGGRGLIYRRPVFLKGHKGVNLYWGNVSIVADIDRLLSTAGLDLDPGFELALRGADGQGPAGAVIWGDPQLFEQHPVTVNVDVPGGLWQLAASPLGGWPSMSLFASPLFLFALTCTGLFSVFVAQLNRSNHLINLRNLELKQSQAQLERLAHFDAITGLPNRLRFQQQLLEAISQGQRLAVLVLDIDGFKQINDSLGHAMGDLLLQQATARFMQIIEPEDCLCRLGGDEFAFVLKGPDDRCIERIQALLQTLQLPFDLKGNAALVTGSIGLAWCPEHGQSADRLLRHADTAMYAAKESGRNAYRLYQPEMTQRLQQRLDLEHNLRRALKHNEFELWYQPKIDLFSGRVEGAEALLRWRDPEHGLVSPAQFIPLAERTGLIIPLGEKVLDLACAQIAAWRAADCLPGPVAINVAALQIERSDYVASLRRSLKRYDLGPTLLEVEITESLLMESQQHACAVLAQLQELGVTTAVDDFGTGYSSLAYLKMLPIDHLKIDRAFIKELPEDDDGAAITRAIIDLGHALGFKITAEGIETAEQYAFLRNAGCDQGQGFWMGRPMPVAEFDSWLAARTVSQHGSYSSLGESR from the coding sequence ATGAGCACAAGAATCCTCGCCCTTGATGACAATCCGGTCCTGTCGAAGAACCTGCGCACCACCCTCAATCGCCTGCTGCCCGTAGGTTTTGCCCTGATCGGCATCGGCCTGTCGGTGGTGCTCGGGCGCCTGGACGTGCAGCGCCAGGAAGCCGAGGTGATCGCCAATGCCAGCGCGCGCCTGTCGGGCGTGCGCGCCAGCATCGAGGCGCAGTTGCGCTCGGCGTTCGGCGAGACCGAAGGCATTGCCCAACTGCTGAGTGCCGATGGCGAAATCAGCCCCGAGCATTTTCACGACATGGCCCGCCAGGCCATCGCCTCGGTGCCGCACATCCGCCATGTTTCCCTGGCGCCCAACGATGTGATCGCCGACGTCTACCCGCTCAATGGCAATCAGGGCGTGCTGGGCATGGACTACCGCCGGCTGCCCGACCAGTACCCGCTGCTGCAGCGTGCCCGCGACAACTACAGCCCGGTGCTGGCAGGCCCGGTGCAGTTGCTGCAGGGCGGGCGCGGGCTGATCTACCGGCGCCCGGTGTTCCTCAAGGGCCACAAGGGCGTCAACCTGTACTGGGGCAATGTCTCGATTGTTGCCGATATCGACCGCTTGCTCAGCACCGCCGGGCTCGATCTGGACCCGGGCTTCGAGCTGGCCCTGCGCGGCGCCGATGGCCAGGGCCCGGCGGGCGCGGTGATCTGGGGTGACCCGCAGTTGTTCGAACAGCACCCGGTGACGGTCAATGTCGATGTGCCCGGCGGGCTCTGGCAACTGGCGGCCAGCCCCCTGGGCGGCTGGCCGTCGATGAGCCTGTTCGCCTCGCCGCTGTTTTTGTTTGCCCTGACCTGCACCGGGCTGTTCAGCGTGTTCGTCGCCCAGCTCAACCGCAGCAATCACCTGATCAACCTGCGCAACCTGGAACTCAAGCAGTCCCAGGCGCAACTGGAGCGCCTGGCGCATTTCGATGCCATTACCGGGCTGCCCAACCGCCTGCGCTTTCAGCAGCAGTTGCTCGAAGCCATCAGCCAGGGCCAGCGCCTGGCCGTGCTGGTGCTCGACATCGATGGCTTCAAGCAGATCAACGACAGCCTCGGCCACGCCATGGGCGACCTGTTGCTGCAGCAGGCCACGGCGCGCTTCATGCAGATCATCGAGCCTGAGGATTGCCTGTGCCGCCTGGGTGGCGACGAATTTGCCTTTGTTCTCAAAGGGCCGGATGACCGTTGCATCGAGCGTATCCAGGCCCTGCTGCAAACCCTGCAATTGCCGTTTGACCTCAAGGGCAACGCCGCGCTGGTGACCGGCAGCATCGGCCTGGCCTGGTGCCCGGAACACGGGCAGAGCGCCGACCGCCTGCTGCGCCACGCCGACACCGCGATGTACGCGGCCAAGGAGAGCGGGCGCAATGCCTACCGCCTGTACCAGCCGGAAATGACCCAGCGCCTGCAGCAGCGCCTGGACCTGGAGCACAACCTGCGCCGGGCGCTCAAGCACAATGAATTCGAGCTCTGGTACCAGCCCAAGATCGACCTGTTCAGCGGCCGCGTCGAAGGCGCCGAGGCGCTGCTGCGCTGGCGTGACCCCGAGCACGGGCTGGTGTCGCCGGCGCAGTTCATCCCGCTGGCCGAGCGCACCGGGCTGATCATCCCCCTGGGCGAGAAAGTGCTGGATCTTGCCTGCGCGCAGATCGCCGCCTGGCGCGCCGCCGACTGCCTGCCGGGGCCGGTGGCAATCAACGTCGCGGCCCTGCAGATCGAGCGCAGCGACTATGTCGCCAGCCTCAGGCGCAGCCTCAAACGCTATGACCTGGGGCCGACCCTGCTGGAAGTCGAGATCACCGAAAGCCTGCTGATGGAAAGCCAGCAGCACGCCTGCGCAGTCCTGGCGCAGTTGCAGGAACTGGGCGTGACCACCGCAGTGGACGACTTCGGCACCGGATATTCGTCGCTGGCGTACCTGAAGATGCTGCCGATCGATCACCTGAAGATCGACCGCGCTTTCATCAAGGAGTTGCCCGAAGACGATGACGGCGCCGCCATTACCCGGGCGATCATCGACCTGGGCCACGCCCTGGGCTTCAAGATCACCGCCGAAGGCATCGAAACCGCCGAGCAGTATGCGTTTTTGCGTAATGCCGGTTGCGACCAGGGCCAGGGCTTCTGGATGGGCCGGCCGATGCCGGTGGCCGAGTTTGATAGCTGGCTGGCCGCGCGCACGGTCAGCCAGCATGGCAGTTACTCTTCGTTGGGCGAGTCGCGGTAA